The genomic segment AGAAGATCAAAATAAAGATGCGGCCGCGGAAGAAATCACTCAGTGGGAAGACACTGCCCGCGCCGCCGTAATGCGCCTCCTCGGTCGTCCTTCATTATCCGCTCGCTTCGCCCCTGCCCGGTTTCGACTTCACAGGTCGTGCGGAGGCAGGCTATTGAGTCAGCTGGGGCGGGGTGCGGGACGGGAGGCTTGCGATGCAAAGCTCTGGCAACAGCGCCGGTGTCGAGCCGATCCCAGTCGAGCCGGCTTGCGCGCACGACCGCTCGGAGAGGGGCTGCGCCGCGTGCAAGGTCCGCCTCGTCAGCGTCTGCGCGGCGCTCACGAGCGAGGAACTCGCCGGCTTGGAGGCGCTGAGCCAGCCCGTCCATCTCGATCCGCGCCAAGCCCTGTTCCAGCAGGAGGACCGGGCGGGCGCCGTCTACAACGTCACCGAGGGGGCCTTGCGCCTGTCGCGGCTTCTGCCGGACGGGCGGCGGCAGGTGATGGGTTTCGCCATGGTTGGCGATTTCCTCGGCCTCGCTCTGCCCGAGCGCTTCACCGTCACGGCCGAGGCGCTGTCACCGACGACGCTCTGCCGGTTCGAGAAGCGGGCCTTCGCCGGCCTCGTCGCGCGGACGCCGCACCTGCTGCAACGTCTCTACGAGCGGGCCGGCCATGAGCTGACGCTGGCACAGGATCACATGATGCTGCTGGGCCGCCGCACCGCCGAGGAGAAGGTGGCGAGCTTCCTGCTCGGCCTGCGCACCCGCTACGCCGGCATCGGGCGCGATTCCATCACCGTCGAGCTGCCGATGGGCCGGCAGGACATGGCCGACCATCTCGGTCTCACCATCGAGA from the Methylorubrum extorquens genome contains:
- a CDS encoding transcriptional regulator, Crp/Fnr family (Evidence 2a : Function from experimental evidences in other organisms; PubMedId : 1319772, 1551834, 1766374, 7559356; Product type r : regulator), with translation MQSSGNSAGVEPIPVEPACAHDRSERGCAACKVRLVSVCAALTSEELAGLEALSQPVHLDPRQALFQQEDRAGAVYNVTEGALRLSRLLPDGRRQVMGFAMVGDFLGLALPERFTVTAEALSPTTLCRFEKRAFAGLVARTPHLLQRLYERAGHELTLAQDHMMLLGRRTAEEKVASFLLGLRTRYAGIGRDSITVELPMGRQDMADHLGLTIETVSRMLTRLDREKALLIVPGGVRLLDLARLERIAAS